The Paenibacillus mucilaginosus 3016 genome includes the window ATCCCAAGGTAGTCCTGTTTACCATAACAGTAATTCCAACTTTTGTTATACCCTATGACAGCGCGATCTCTGCGTTGTCGATAAGCATACTGGCGATCACCGTCATTGGATTTTTGGCATTTACTACATGGGTTCTTTTCGGTACAATCTTCAAGGATTTTTTACAGAAGCATACTAAGACAGTGAATGTAATGATGGCCTTATTTTTAGCTTACGCTGCCGTTATGGTATGGATGTAGGTAAGCTTATGCAGAGGTGTTTGAAATGGACAAATTCGTCTATAAAAAATCAGCAGGCATTACTGCGTTATCGGCAAGTATGACGGAATTTAAGTATAAAAAGCACGCACACCAGGAGTATGCCATAGGAGTTACACTGCGCGGGATCCAGCATTTTAACCTGGACGGTACGTTACAATTATCGTATCAGAATGGGATTATGCTATTTAACCCGGAACAAGCCCATGACGGGATGGCACACGATCATACAGGCCTTGATTATGTCATGTTATATATTGAACCCGAATTGCTGTTAGAGGCAGCTGGGAAAAAGGATATCGTTCGTTTCTCAACTCCTATTGTGTATGACTATAGTCTTGAACAGCAGGTATTACGTCTTTCTCAAGCCGTATTAAGTGAAAAAGACGAGGCGTTATGCAGCGAATTGCTCTTATCCCTTACGGATCGTCTGGTTCGAAGCAACCTTTCTACAGACCACAAGAAGGACAGCGCTCTGCTTAAAAAAGCAAAGGATATGATCCATGCCAGCTTGGAGCATGTACTCAAGCTTGATGATATTTGCAGTGAGCTTCAATTATCGAAATTTCAGTTTATCCGATTATTTAAGGCCCATACCGGAATTTCACCGTACCAATACTTTCTTAACTGCAAAATCGAACGTGCCAAGCAATTAATCGAAAAGAACGGGGATGTTTATTCGGCAGTAGCGGAGTGTGGTTTTGTGGATTTGACCCATTTGAATAAACACTTTAAAAGCGTATATGGAGCAACGGCCTATGAATATTTGTCACATATCAAATGATTTTATGTAACGAGGAAACGGCAGCCGGTCAGGGCTGCCGTTATTCCTCATTCTTCTTTGCGCATGTTCCTGTACAAATCTATTTTTCGATGAATCATAGCCTGATACGCAAACAGTTGATTGATTTGAGAAGTTACGTTTTCGTTTTGTCTTTCGAGGATCCCGAGGCGCAGATCAATGCTTGTACTTTCCTGAACAAAATGCTTAATATCCGATATCGACATGCCAAGGGCTCGGAGGCAGCTAATAAATTCAAGGGCCTCCAGGTCCTTGTCTACATAGCTTCGCATGCCGCTTTCGCTGCGCATCACTGAAGGTAAGATCCCTTCCTTCTCATAATACCGAAGGGTATGAATAGATAACCCGGTTCGCTCTGCAACTTGACCGATGGTATAACTCACATGCCTTCCTCCATAGTTGGGTATAGAAGATGATCTTATTATAGTTCCTGACTGGTGGGCCTTACAATGATTTCGTTAACTGCCGTAGACTCTGGCTGGGAGATGGCGTATGCAATGGAATTGGCAATCGCTTCAGCAGGCAGCGCCCTATGCATGGATTCCTCGATGTCTTTCCTGATCTCGGCATTCGATACGGTATGGACCAGTTCGGTCATTACTCCTCCGGGGCAAATAATCGTAGTCCGGATGTTATTCTCCGCTTCCTCTTGCCGCAGCGCCTCGGTGATGGCCCGAACGGCGAATTTGGTGCCGGAATACACGGCCCATGATTTTCTGACGATATGCCCTGTTACTGAAGAAACATTAATGATATGGCCCCGCTTTTGTGCTCTCATATAAGGAAGTACCGCGCCAATCCCGTACAGCACACCTTTGATATTGATATCGATCATTTGATCCCACTCCGAAACTTTCTTCTCATGCAAATAAGATAAAGGCATGATCCCGGCGTTGTTAACCAACACGTCGATTCGTCCAAAGGTATCGACAGCCAGCCGGGCCAGGTCTTCGACCTCCGGATGAGAAGAGATATCCGTAACTTTGTATATGGCAGCCCCGCCTTGTTCTTCAATCGTGCGTTTCAGTGAAATTAGCCTATCCTCGCGTCTGGCGGCCAGAACGACCTTCGCTCCATTTTGAGCGAGCAGTTTGGCAGCAGCTTCACCGATTCCGCTCGACGCACCTGTAATAATCACAACTTTGTCCTTCACATTCCACATCATTATCCATCCTTTCCAGAACCAGGATGAATTCAGTATAAAGTCTAGAGTTCACTCTAGGTCAAGGGCCGCCCGCAGCGTTTTGAGGACAGCCGGAGTAGGCTGCTTTCTACTTTTTCAGGTAGGATTGACCTTAACATGATGTGATGGTTTAGTATGATTGTGATTCCGATACATGGAGGGGATTGACATACATATCAGTGAGTTATCCAAAAGGACAGGCGTCAGCTTACGTTCATTGAGGTATTACGAAGAAAAAGATTTATTGAACCCCACCCGGCTGGAGAACGGATATCGTGATTATGCTGAAGCTGACGTTGAGAAAGTGAGAATGATACAGCTTTACTTTAGCTTGGGACTGACGGCGAAAGAGATCAACGATTTCTTTGACTGCCTCTTTCAGCAGGGAGAGAAAAAAGAATGCCTCCCTAACGCAATACAAGTGGGAGAAAGAAAATTAACCGAGATTCGAAGCCAAATCGATTGGTTACAAAAAGCGGAGTCTCAATTGGAGAGGAGTCTGTTGAGATGGAAAACGATCATCAATCCGAACGAATTGCTTTAGTAACGGGGGGAAACCGAGGAATCGGGATGGAAATCGCTCGTCAACTTTCCTTAAAAGGCTTACACGTCTTGATCGGATGCCGGGACGGGGAAAAGGGCAGGCTCGCGGTTGAACAATTGAACCGGCAGGAAGGAGTTAAAGTGGATTGGGAAGTCGTGGATGTGAGCTGCCGCGGGAGTATTGACGACATGATGAAACGGATCGTTAGCAAATACGGCCGTCTGGACGTGCTTGTAAATAACGCAGGGGTCATTTTGGATAGAGGAGTATCTATCTTGGAAGTGAAGGAAACCGTGATGAGAGAAACCTTCGAAACCAATTATTTCGGAGTTCTGAATCTCATTCAAGCCGTGGTTCCTTTGATGAAAAAGCAGAATTATGGTCGCATCGTTAATCTCTCATCGGGAGTAGGCGCCTTTCAAGTTCACCAAGGCTTATTAGGTCTAAAAGGAAAGTCGGCCGCTTACCGGATATCCAAAACCATGCTCAATGCCTTGACCTGTTTGGCAGCACATGAAGTGGGTGATGCGGACATCAAAGTAAATGCAGCTTGCCCGGGGAGCGTTAGAACCGATATGGGCGGAAAGGACGCCCCCTTGTCGGTCGCTGAAGGAGCAGACACTGCCGTATGGCTGGCTACACTGGAGGAAAATGGCCCAAACGGCGGCTTTTTCCGGAATCGCCTGAAAGCTGAATGGTAGCCGCCGGCTTAAGGACCGAACCGCAAGGGGGCTGCTCTGTCAGTGCAGGCTGCTCCCCTCTGCAAATTCCGCTTGCCCGCACCTCCATAGACCGTAATAATAGAGAGATATGGAAGCATGGTTTCTCCATAAAAAGGGAATGGGCCGGGCAAGCTAATCGGGACGGAATCCAAGCTGTAAGGAGGACAAGGGATGGAAAGCAGTGCTAGCGAGGTCCTGCCGCCGGAGCAGCGGAGCCGGATCGAGGCGGAAGTGGACGGATTGAAATTCACCAAAAACTTCCGCTCGGCGACAGCTGAAGAATGGTATGTCTTTTTGCCGGGGTATCAGGATCCGGTCAGCGGGGGAGCGGCGGGCAAAGCCATCATCCACTACGATCTCTTGGGGAATAAAGAGGTGTTCATCAACACGACGATCATCTACGACGACCCGGCCCTGTATGAGCCGGAGCAGCACGCTCTGGTGTACGCGGTCAGCGAAGAGGTCGTGAACCGGCTGGTCGGTTATGCGGACACGCTGCTGTCCGTTCATTCGGGGGCAAACTCGTATCAAGCGGAATACCTTCAGTGAATGGAATGGATCTGCCTGCCCGGCCGGTGTGCCTGGCAGGTTATATGGGTTAGAACGGGAAAGCGGGGGAGACGTGACATGTGGAGAGGGGCCGCGGCCATGATCCGGAATGAGAGCAGACAGCTGCTGATGATTCTGCAGGGCAGGCCGGAGGAAGAGAAGAAGTGGTCCGTCCCTGCGGGCGGACTGAATGACGGAGAAGCCTTGGAAGAGTGCTGTGCCCGCGAGGTCTGGGAGGAGACGGGGCACCGGGTGCAGGTCGGTGCGTACCTTCATGAGAAGAGAGGCATCTCCCGGGGTTATCCTTACCTGGTCAAGTACTATGAAGCGGAGATCACCGGAGGTGCTCCCGTGATTCAGGACCCGGACGGTCTCATCTATGATATCCGGTGGATGTCGGCCCCGGAGATCCGGGAGCTCGCCTTAACGTACCCGGAGGACCGGGCTTTCCTCTTGGAGTACACGGAACGGGGGGAGACGCCGATCCTCTTCCGCACGAATCCGTTATCCGTGCGAAGGCTGCAGGATGCGGACGCGCCGCTGCTACAGAAGTGGCTGAACGACCCGGAGGTGCTGCGTTATTACGAGGGCCGGGACCGGCCGTATACTGCGGAGATGATACAGGCCGACTTCTATTCCCCGGAGGACCCGGCGGTCAAATGCATTCTGGAGCACAGCGGCACACCGATCGGATATGTGCAGTTCTACACGGTGGATGGGGAAGAGCGAACAGAGTACGGCCTGCAGGAGCGGCCCGGGGAGCGCTGTTTCGGCATGGACCAGTTCATCGGCGAGCCATCCTATTGGAACCGTGGGATCGGAGGGCAGCTGGTGCGCGGCATGCTTCGCTACCTGGCCGAGGAGCAGGGGGCCCAGCGTGTCGTCATGGATCCGCAGGCCTGGAACGAGAGGGCGCTTGCTTGTTATGAGAAGAGCGGCTTCCGCAGGGTGAAGCTGCTCCCGAAGCACGAGCGGCACGAAGGCGAGCTGCGGGACTGCTGGCTGGTGGAATGGCGGCCGGAAGCTTGAGGGGGAGAGGGGGAGGCAGTTGAAATGAATTTTCCTGGGAATGGGCAGCAGGTACAGTCCAAGGAGGATTTTGTCCGATTCCTTTCGGAACTGCGTATAAACTTGTCAGTACATCCTGCGGAGTGGGAAAATAGGAGTCTCGAGAGCTATCTTGAAGCCATGGAAGCATGGCTGGCCGACAGCTCTGCCGATTCTTCCGAGCCTTCCTGGGGAACGCTTGCCGAATTGCTTTTAGCCGCAAGAATATACGAGTGAATAAGAGGAAATCCTCTGCCCAAGAGGTAAACGATGCTAAGAGCTGTCATAGGGGACGTCATCGGATCGGTATTGGATTGGCATAATACCAAATCTATGGAATTCCCGTTGTATGACCGATTCTATGAGATTCACCGATGACACGGTGCTCGCAGTCGCTATTGCCATCAAAGTTCAAAGTACCTATCTAAGCTTACATAAGAAAGAGGATTCACATGCAGACACCACACCAAGACAAGCTGGACGCTTCCAAAAATCCCTATGTGCTTATGCCGATTTTGCTGCTCATGTGGGGCTCCCTGGCGGCGGTAAGCAAGCTGCTGCTGGAGAGGCTCGACAGCTATCAAGTCATGTTTTATATGTATGCCCTGGGGGCGGTCATCTTTTTGGCCATCCTGATTCGCAAGGTGCGCCTGAAGGAAGCGCTGAAGTCCTGGAAGGTGTCAGATTATGGGCTGCTCTTTGCCTGCGGTCTGTTTACGTTTCTCTATGATTTCTTCTACCTCAAATCCCTTGAACTCATTCCCGCCGTCGAAGCGTCGATGCTCAATTACCTGTTTCCGATCTTCATCGTGCTGTTCGCGGTGCCCATCCACAACGAGAAACTGACGTGGGCGAAGCTGGTGTCCGTCGGCATGGGATTTCTGGGTACGGCGCTGCTGACCACGAAGGGGGATCTCGCCAATCTGAACTTCACGAACGCCAAAGGCGATGTGCTGGCTATCCTGGCCGCCGTAAGCTGGGGAATCTTCACCAATCTCGTCAAAAAGAACAAGAAGGACATGGTGGTCAGCACCTTCCTCATTACCGCTGTGGCGCTGGTGTTATCCACCGCCGCGATGCTGGTTTATTCCCGTTGGATTCTTCCGGGGCAGGCGGATTTCCTCGGCGTGCTGTGGCTGAGCCTGAGCAATATTGTGCTGGGCTTCTTCCTGTACTTCCGGGCCCTTGCGTATTCTCCGGCTTCGCTGATCGCCAGCTTTACGTTCTTTACGCCATTTGTTACACTGCTGTTTATTGTCCTCCTGCTCGGGGAGCGGTTAACCTGGGTGGACGGGTTGG containing:
- a CDS encoding AraC family transcriptional regulator; protein product: MDKFVYKKSAGITALSASMTEFKYKKHAHQEYAIGVTLRGIQHFNLDGTLQLSYQNGIMLFNPEQAHDGMAHDHTGLDYVMLYIEPELLLEAAGKKDIVRFSTPIVYDYSLEQQVLRLSQAVLSEKDEALCSELLLSLTDRLVRSNLSTDHKKDSALLKKAKDMIHASLEHVLKLDDICSELQLSKFQFIRLFKAHTGISPYQYFLNCKIERAKQLIEKNGDVYSAVAECGFVDLTHLNKHFKSVYGATAYEYLSHIK
- a CDS encoding MerR family transcriptional regulator — its product is MSYTIGQVAERTGLSIHTLRYYEKEGILPSVMRSESGMRSYVDKDLEALEFISCLRALGMSISDIKHFVQESTSIDLRLGILERQNENVTSQINQLFAYQAMIHRKIDLYRNMRKEE
- a CDS encoding SDR family oxidoreductase encodes the protein MWNVKDKVVIITGASSGIGEAAAKLLAQNGAKVVLAARREDRLISLKRTIEEQGGAAIYKVTDISSHPEVEDLARLAVDTFGRIDVLVNNAGIMPLSYLHEKKVSEWDQMIDINIKGVLYGIGAVLPYMRAQKRGHIINVSSVTGHIVRKSWAVYSGTKFAVRAITEALRQEEAENNIRTTIICPGGVMTELVHTVSNAEIRKDIEESMHRALPAEAIANSIAYAISQPESTAVNEIIVRPTSQEL
- a CDS encoding MerR family transcriptional regulator, yielding MEGIDIHISELSKRTGVSLRSLRYYEEKDLLNPTRLENGYRDYAEADVEKVRMIQLYFSLGLTAKEINDFFDCLFQQGEKKECLPNAIQVGERKLTEIRSQIDWLQKAESQLERSLLRWKTIINPNELL
- a CDS encoding SDR family oxidoreductase, with amino-acid sequence MENDHQSERIALVTGGNRGIGMEIARQLSLKGLHVLIGCRDGEKGRLAVEQLNRQEGVKVDWEVVDVSCRGSIDDMMKRIVSKYGRLDVLVNNAGVILDRGVSILEVKETVMRETFETNYFGVLNLIQAVVPLMKKQNYGRIVNLSSGVGAFQVHQGLLGLKGKSAAYRISKTMLNALTCLAAHEVGDADIKVNAACPGSVRTDMGGKDAPLSVAEGADTAVWLATLEENGPNGGFFRNRLKAEW
- a CDS encoding GNAT family N-acetyltransferase; translated protein: MWRGAAAMIRNESRQLLMILQGRPEEEKKWSVPAGGLNDGEALEECCAREVWEETGHRVQVGAYLHEKRGISRGYPYLVKYYEAEITGGAPVIQDPDGLIYDIRWMSAPEIRELALTYPEDRAFLLEYTERGETPILFRTNPLSVRRLQDADAPLLQKWLNDPEVLRYYEGRDRPYTAEMIQADFYSPEDPAVKCILEHSGTPIGYVQFYTVDGEERTEYGLQERPGERCFGMDQFIGEPSYWNRGIGGQLVRGMLRYLAEEQGAQRVVMDPQAWNERALACYEKSGFRRVKLLPKHERHEGELRDCWLVEWRPEA
- a CDS encoding DUF7660 family protein translates to MNFPGNGQQVQSKEDFVRFLSELRINLSVHPAEWENRSLESYLEAMEAWLADSSADSSEPSWGTLAELLLAARIYE
- a CDS encoding DMT family transporter, producing MQTPHQDKLDASKNPYVLMPILLLMWGSLAAVSKLLLERLDSYQVMFYMYALGAVIFLAILIRKVRLKEALKSWKVSDYGLLFACGLFTFLYDFFYLKSLELIPAVEASMLNYLFPIFIVLFAVPIHNEKLTWAKLVSVGMGFLGTALLTTKGDLANLNFTNAKGDVLAILAAVSWGIFTNLVKKNKKDMVVSTFLITAVALVLSTAAMLVYSRWILPGQADFLGVLWLSLSNIVLGFFLYFRALAYSPASLIASFTFFTPFVTLLFIVLLLGERLTWVDGLAAVLILFSVPMQKIGSVLAARRPPGTIKHDV